The following coding sequences are from one Halobacteriovorax sp. JY17 window:
- a CDS encoding TetR/AcrR family transcriptional regulator, whose product MSRKSTNTDKKLLVEGRKLLIKKGASNLSIREVSTAAKVNLGMFSYHFGNKDKFIKLILSEVYEDFFVDFELIEKEDNLATLESQLLSMAKFARDNRHLILVLLNDILNGEEAVRKFARLKMRKHFMILAKTIKDCQKNKILIEAPLPLILTQIAGSIGLSNLIPGLLKNLGVNKVFDLGVSAVSKKLMTDEAIKMRVDIVIKGLRRE is encoded by the coding sequence ATGTCTAGAAAATCAACAAATACTGATAAAAAGCTCTTGGTTGAGGGACGAAAGTTATTAATAAAGAAAGGTGCATCGAATTTAAGCATAAGAGAAGTCTCAACAGCAGCAAAAGTAAACTTAGGAATGTTTAGTTATCACTTTGGTAATAAAGACAAGTTTATTAAGTTGATACTAAGTGAAGTATATGAAGATTTTTTTGTGGATTTTGAATTAATTGAAAAAGAAGATAATCTCGCAACCCTTGAAAGCCAATTATTATCAATGGCAAAATTTGCTAGAGATAATCGTCATCTAATCCTTGTCCTTTTAAACGATATTCTAAATGGAGAAGAAGCTGTTCGAAAATTTGCTCGATTAAAAATGAGAAAGCATTTTATGATACTCGCAAAAACTATAAAGGATTGTCAGAAAAATAAAATTCTAATAGAAGCTCCCCTACCTCTTATTCTGACTCAAATTGCCGGTAGTATTGGACTTTCAAATTTAATACCAGGCTTACTCAAGAATTTAGGTGTAAATAAGGTTTTTGATCTAGGCGTGAGTGCCGTCAGTAAAAAACTGATGACGGATGAAGCAATCAAAATGAGAGTTGATATAGTTATTAAAGGACTCAGAAGAGAGTAA
- a CDS encoding efflux RND transporter permease subunit, producing MKSVTLYFIRRPILVNFILALNFILGGYFIYKVPKEAFPGVSMNQIVIVTKYPGASSKDVELNVTGKIEDKIAEIGNIKEFRSSSIESVSRITIFADDDLNDFQFKDLLADVQSEIDKIDDFPSDIEGQPVITSVTTEDRPIMEIAFSGSYDLLKNKLPQIEDDLRKVSGVSSVTTVGLPDEEIHIEVDAKKAFDRDIDLNSVYYAINSRNQVGTGGTLESFIAQKKIVSFNKYEKAEDVLNTVIRMSPDGQGVYLGDVANIIYRPKDDKLIVRNNGMRGATILVAIRSGVDQLKVSDKIKELLKLEELPTGTSYKLNNDVSDNARSKFTLLKNNGLIGFVLVLILLFYFLGGKPAFWTAFGIPFTVFGSMILFVPMGLTLNSVSMGAFVIVLGMIVDDAMVISERFDVNIENGESPEEAASNSVGRLWRPVLAASLTTITAFLPLLALGGLPGKFIWQMPTVVMIALFVSLIDCYLLLPAHLAHGSIKKGGYKKNSVVIFWENLYEKILTKVLKFRYLAILGFLGLFVFSVFIGATKVRKDSFPQEASEGFSLKITLEKGYAPEKVEAIIKDVENSIGNLKENELVGYTTRIGTHSLSSLTNFGTEENLVSFLVYLTPYSDRERTAQDLINEINSKHSETFKSKGYDLEFDLMRIGPPLGEPFEIIMSSNKNEDRKESSDKVISFLKKIKGISDVKDDFIPGKDEINLKLNYKKVAQAGLTPVDIIRTLRIAFDGQVVTDYSSINKSYDFRLRLDKKSRGDFDFISKLPIANKRGQLIKLDTMIDYEERPSYAEIKHYNGLRSTSVTGNINTKEITAVEMLDVFKSKFVKEKNIKYTISGRPVEEAKIFSGLIIAAGLAIVGIYFILSLMFDSYAKPFLILTVIPFGVVGIFLSFYLHNLPISMFAGIGLIGLAGIVVNDSIVLVDHINQLMKDNGGFSKELLIQGAKERLRPISLTTISTVLAVAPTAYAIGGYDPLLSPLSLAILYGLLFGTTVVLLFMPTLYLIGNDLGDKFKKYRGAKMNNIAMLLIFSVVGGFLPENAIAQEKLNISSIVKILEESNEFKIQDENAVQAEYQESGVDGMLDGKLSAKLFKYTSENYPNPPITLDSKKEGYGLSLDYEKLTSYGFKFGLGVGFEDKEMGTIPSNNQFSLDAMDSVYKTSIAIPLWRNFGSREYHFKKKAVSLQRKGIEYRTQAEKDKVARDAIVIYWNLVKLVREKEIAQSSLDRFKGLHKHNLVKRKSGIISKSELLTSEVEITNRQKNLAEINSKIEIESIKLKSILEIGYNPKISIEQMKISKSLLSLSDNEVVNIIKEGLVSSQIKTRKEISESLLRIENEAAKSNVDLFVSLKSFGRGGGISESIEENSQDKYEVYAGISWDFDLGGKKSSSNINMALSQKRQAEFRERQVELNLNNGFGEIKGRVQSNTEQITYLKKIIVQQKEILKAEKKRFKNGKITTLDYVKLQEAYDRSSLQIIGLEFLNEVTSLNLFNTIGKMEIYLTKYKNGETL from the coding sequence ATGAAAAGCGTAACATTATATTTTATTAGAAGGCCTATACTTGTTAATTTTATTTTAGCTTTAAACTTTATACTCGGTGGATATTTCATTTACAAAGTCCCAAAAGAGGCATTCCCTGGAGTTTCGATGAATCAAATTGTCATTGTAACTAAATATCCGGGAGCTTCTTCAAAAGATGTTGAATTAAATGTTACTGGAAAAATCGAAGACAAAATTGCTGAGATTGGCAATATCAAGGAATTTCGATCTAGCTCTATTGAAAGTGTATCGAGAATAACAATTTTTGCTGATGATGATTTAAATGATTTTCAATTTAAAGATTTACTAGCAGATGTGCAGTCTGAGATTGATAAAATAGATGATTTTCCTTCCGACATAGAGGGGCAACCCGTTATTACCAGTGTAACGACCGAAGATAGACCCATTATGGAAATAGCATTTTCAGGTTCATATGATCTTTTGAAAAACAAATTACCTCAAATCGAGGATGACTTAAGAAAAGTTTCTGGCGTATCAAGTGTAACAACGGTCGGGTTACCTGACGAAGAAATCCATATCGAAGTGGATGCTAAAAAGGCCTTTGATAGGGATATTGATTTAAATTCAGTTTACTACGCAATTAACTCAAGAAATCAGGTGGGAACTGGGGGGACGTTAGAATCCTTTATCGCTCAAAAGAAGATTGTATCTTTCAATAAATACGAAAAAGCTGAAGACGTTTTAAATACAGTCATTAGGATGTCTCCAGACGGCCAAGGGGTCTATCTTGGTGATGTCGCGAATATAATTTATCGACCGAAAGACGATAAACTTATAGTCAGAAATAATGGTATGCGTGGTGCAACCATTTTGGTGGCCATTCGCAGTGGTGTTGATCAACTTAAGGTGTCGGACAAAATAAAAGAACTCCTTAAGCTAGAAGAGCTTCCTACCGGAACAAGTTACAAACTCAATAACGATGTTTCAGATAATGCTAGAAGCAAATTTACCTTATTGAAAAATAATGGGCTAATCGGCTTTGTACTCGTCCTTATATTACTATTTTATTTTTTAGGAGGTAAACCGGCTTTTTGGACTGCCTTTGGAATTCCGTTTACTGTATTTGGAAGCATGATTTTGTTTGTGCCAATGGGACTGACTCTAAATTCAGTTTCAATGGGAGCATTTGTCATTGTTTTAGGAATGATTGTTGATGATGCGATGGTTATCAGTGAGCGATTTGATGTAAATATAGAAAATGGTGAAAGTCCAGAGGAAGCAGCAAGCAATTCGGTTGGAAGGCTATGGAGGCCTGTTCTAGCAGCTTCATTAACAACAATTACAGCATTTTTACCATTATTGGCACTGGGAGGTTTGCCCGGAAAATTTATATGGCAAATGCCAACAGTTGTAATGATCGCATTATTTGTATCATTGATAGATTGCTATTTGCTGTTACCGGCCCACTTAGCACATGGATCAATAAAGAAAGGTGGCTATAAAAAGAATAGTGTTGTTATATTTTGGGAAAATCTTTATGAAAAAATACTTACCAAAGTTCTAAAATTTCGCTATCTCGCAATACTAGGGTTTCTTGGATTATTTGTGTTCAGTGTATTCATTGGAGCTACTAAGGTTCGGAAAGACTCCTTTCCTCAAGAAGCGTCAGAAGGATTTTCTCTAAAAATTACTTTAGAAAAAGGATACGCTCCAGAAAAGGTAGAAGCAATAATAAAGGATGTTGAAAATAGCATTGGAAATTTAAAAGAGAATGAACTTGTTGGGTATACCACACGAATAGGAACTCATAGTTTAAGTTCTCTTACAAATTTTGGAACTGAGGAAAATTTAGTCTCATTCTTAGTGTATCTGACTCCATATAGCGATAGAGAAAGAACCGCTCAAGATTTAATAAATGAAATAAATAGTAAACATTCAGAGACATTTAAATCTAAAGGGTATGATTTAGAGTTTGATCTAATGAGGATCGGGCCACCTTTAGGTGAACCTTTTGAAATTATTATGTCTTCTAATAAAAACGAAGATAGAAAGGAATCGTCTGATAAAGTTATTAGTTTTTTGAAAAAAATCAAAGGTATCTCTGATGTTAAAGATGATTTCATTCCGGGAAAAGATGAAATTAATCTTAAATTAAACTACAAGAAAGTTGCTCAGGCAGGATTAACGCCTGTAGATATTATAAGAACCTTGAGAATTGCTTTTGATGGACAGGTCGTAACGGATTACTCCTCTATAAATAAGTCCTATGATTTTAGATTAAGGCTGGACAAAAAATCGAGAGGTGACTTTGATTTTATTTCCAAGCTTCCTATCGCAAATAAGCGTGGTCAACTAATTAAGCTTGATACGATGATTGACTATGAAGAAAGACCTTCTTACGCTGAGATTAAGCATTATAATGGTCTACGCTCAACTTCTGTTACAGGGAACATTAATACCAAAGAGATAACCGCAGTGGAAATGCTTGATGTATTTAAGTCAAAGTTCGTTAAAGAAAAAAATATTAAATATACGATTAGTGGAAGACCTGTAGAAGAGGCAAAGATTTTCTCAGGACTAATAATAGCAGCAGGTTTGGCCATTGTTGGGATATATTTTATTTTAAGCTTAATGTTTGATTCATACGCAAAACCCTTTTTGATATTAACGGTAATTCCTTTTGGAGTTGTGGGAATATTCTTGTCTTTTTATCTTCACAATTTACCTATTTCAATGTTTGCTGGAATTGGACTCATTGGGCTTGCTGGAATAGTAGTAAATGATTCAATCGTTCTAGTGGATCATATAAATCAGCTTATGAAAGATAATGGTGGCTTTTCTAAAGAGCTACTTATTCAGGGAGCCAAAGAAAGATTAAGGCCAATTTCACTGACAACAATTAGTACTGTGCTGGCCGTCGCTCCTACTGCTTACGCTATTGGTGGGTATGACCCTTTATTGTCTCCTTTGTCTTTAGCAATTCTTTACGGACTTCTATTTGGTACTACCGTTGTTCTACTTTTTATGCCCACATTATATTTAATTGGAAATGACTTAGGGGATAAGTTTAAAAAATATAGAGGTGCTAAAATGAACAATATAGCAATGCTACTTATTTTTTCAGTGGTGGGAGGGTTTTTACCTGAAAATGCTATTGCACAGGAGAAATTGAATATTTCCTCAATAGTAAAAATATTAGAAGAATCGAATGAATTTAAAATACAAGATGAAAACGCAGTTCAAGCTGAATATCAAGAGAGTGGAGTTGACGGTATGCTTGATGGGAAGTTATCAGCAAAGCTATTTAAGTATACATCCGAAAACTATCCAAATCCTCCAATTACATTAGATTCAAAGAAAGAGGGTTATGGGCTTTCTTTAGATTACGAGAAGCTGACTTCTTATGGTTTTAAATTTGGGTTAGGTGTTGGTTTTGAAGACAAAGAAATGGGAACGATCCCAAGTAACAATCAATTCTCCTTGGATGCCATGGATAGTGTTTATAAGACATCAATCGCAATTCCATTGTGGAGAAATTTTGGCAGCCGAGAATACCACTTTAAGAAAAAGGCAGTATCGCTACAAAGGAAAGGTATTGAATATAGGACACAAGCTGAGAAGGATAAGGTTGCTCGTGATGCCATTGTCATTTATTGGAATTTAGTTAAATTAGTTAGAGAAAAAGAAATTGCTCAAAGTTCTTTAGATAGATTCAAGGGACTCCATAAGCATAATTTAGTAAAAAGAAAATCAGGCATTATTAGTAAATCAGAACTTCTTACCTCAGAAGTTGAAATAACTAACCGACAAAAAAATCTAGCAGAAATTAATTCAAAAATAGAGATTGAGAGCATAAAGCTAAAATCTATTTTAGAAATTGGATACAACCCAAAAATATCCATAGAGCAAATGAAGATTTCAAAATCTTTACTGAGTCTTTCAGATAACGAGGTTGTAAATATAATTAAAGAAGGTCTGGTGAGTTCTCAAATAAAAACAAGGAAAGAAATTTCTGAAAGCTTACTGAGAATTGAAAACGAGGCCGCAAAGTCAAATGTTGACTTATTTGTTTCACTAAAGAGCTTTGGCCGAGGAGGTGGGATTAGTGAATCCATTGAGGAGAACTCTCAAGACAAATACGAAGTATATGCAGGCATAAGTTGGGACTTTGATTTAGGAGGAAAGAAAAGCTCAAGTAATATTAATATGGCCCTGAGCCAGAAACGACAAGCTGAATTTAGAGAGAGACAAGTAGAATTAAATTTGAATAATGGCTTTGGAGAAATTAAGGGTAGAGTTCAATCAAATACAGAACAAATAACTTATTTAAAGAAAATAATAGTTCAGCAGAAAGAAATTTTAAAAGCTGAAAAAAAACGATTTAAAAATGGTAAAATTACAACTCTTGATTATGTCAAATTACAAGAAGCATATGACCGAAGCTCACTTCAAATTATTGGGTTAGAGTTTTTAAATGAAGTAACATCTCTTAACCTTTTTAATACCATTGGAAAAATGGAGATATATTTAACTAAATATAAAAATGGAGAAACCCTATGA
- a CDS encoding sulfite exporter TauE/SafE family protein translates to MILLGLVITGIFVGLLSTFFGVGGGILIVPTLYTFFSYLPPQVVIATSLTLIFFNSFKNVFFFIKAGVKPNFKYLAPIALSMLTGVIIGGKLTLLMDGKTIKLIFSIFVFLIALRTILNKKETNNEEKWAPELNMKTILLGILTGLIGGLISGMTGLGGGAILVPLFIVILNIPFKLLSVNSNTCMVVGTFTGMLTYLLQPTPTFVFNYRFLEMGQVGYVNFSVVIALFIGSSLSSKLGVSWTQRVSPKLANRLFSVLLLVISIKTFVSSQFY, encoded by the coding sequence ATGATACTTTTAGGACTTGTAATTACTGGTATTTTCGTAGGACTACTCTCCACTTTCTTTGGAGTTGGCGGAGGAATTCTGATCGTTCCTACCCTCTACACGTTCTTCTCTTACCTCCCCCCTCAAGTAGTCATTGCAACATCGCTCACGCTTATCTTCTTCAATTCTTTTAAGAATGTTTTCTTTTTTATAAAGGCGGGAGTTAAGCCAAATTTTAAATATCTTGCTCCCATTGCTCTCTCCATGCTTACAGGTGTGATTATTGGTGGAAAGCTCACGCTGCTTATGGATGGAAAAACTATTAAACTAATCTTTAGCATCTTTGTTTTTCTCATCGCCCTTAGAACTATTTTAAATAAGAAAGAAACTAATAACGAAGAAAAGTGGGCCCCTGAACTCAATATGAAAACAATCCTGCTTGGTATACTCACAGGTCTCATAGGAGGTCTTATTTCGGGAATGACAGGCCTTGGAGGCGGGGCTATCCTCGTTCCACTATTTATAGTTATTCTAAATATTCCCTTTAAGCTCCTCTCAGTTAATAGTAACACCTGCATGGTAGTTGGAACTTTCACAGGAATGCTCACATACCTACTACAACCAACTCCAACTTTTGTTTTCAACTATAGATTTCTAGAAATGGGACAGGTGGGATATGTAAATTTCTCAGTGGTGATCGCACTCTTCATCGGTTCGTCTCTTTCTTCTAAGCTTGGAGTAAGTTGGACACAGAGAGTTAGCCCAAAGCTCGCCAATAGATTATTCTCGGTACTGCTACTGGTCATTTCAATAAAAACTTTTGTCTCTTCACAATTTTATTAA
- a CDS encoding helix-turn-helix transcriptional regulator has translation MNLALQECEKLPTAQVFRHLRISAGMRIRDLAKLLGVSHTLICHYEQSRQPIPSDRIKDMCRIFNLTLDDLNKLLKSGDIPINHKDECHLLISKMDNEKLKTVYQVLKSMAS, from the coding sequence GTGAATTTAGCTTTACAGGAATGCGAGAAGCTTCCAACAGCACAAGTTTTTAGACATCTGCGCATCTCAGCTGGAATGAGAATAAGGGACTTAGCGAAGCTTCTAGGAGTTAGTCACACCCTTATTTGCCACTACGAGCAATCAAGACAACCGATACCGTCAGACAGGATAAAGGATATGTGTCGAATTTTTAATCTCACCCTTGATGACTTGAATAAGTTACTAAAAAGCGGAGATATACCCATAAACCATAAAGATGAGTGTCACCTTTTAATATCCAAAATGGATAACGAAAAGCTCAAGACTGTATACCAAGTTTTAAAATCAATGGCATCTTAA